The Anolis sagrei isolate rAnoSag1 chromosome Y, rAnoSag1.mat, whole genome shotgun sequence genome contains a region encoding:
- the LOC137094717 gene encoding F-box/LRR-repeat protein 18-like isoform X2 produces MACSGEEVTSEESGEESNGMNLMDFSDEILLHILRYIPVSDLVLNVRRVCRKLSVLSLDKSLTHTVILHKNYQVDKGKVKQLMREIGIDIHELNMAGCYWVPGMTIDQVTRCKNLRKLNLSGCHLTSLRLSKMLSALQHLRSLAIDVNPGFDASHLSSECKATLSRVLELKQTLYTPSYGVVPCCTSLEKLLLYFEILDRSREGLIISGQLMVGESNVPHYQNLRVFYARLAPGPVNQEVVRLYLAVLSDRTPEKLHAFLISAPGGFAQSCAVKNLLDSMARNVTLDTLQLPRSWMNGSSLLQLLKFSNPVYFSFSRCSLSGSQLVQRVLNGGKDLRSLVGLNLSGCVHCLSPDSLLRKAEDDIDSSIVETLVASCCHLKHLNLSAAHHHSSEGMGKHLCQLLGQLKGLLSLALPVCAVADVSITTTDKPTVQPVANVASQGFGKKVRIGVQTYSRNCLEQGNSKPPSSVFWTLLESLPFLEKLELIGSSFSSAMPRNEPAIRNSLPPCSRAQLVGDAEMAAIGQLAFLQSLTLAQLPNVLTGSGLISIGVQCQRLRTLSLANIGLMGKMMYISALMDMLKQCKCLQDLRLEQPYFSANAQFFQALSHCSSLQRLCIVSRSGTLQSDAVMSFMANCLEVIMCHMFTGESLTVCRNLQHSLIRR; encoded by the exons ATGGCCTGCTCCGGAGAG GAAGTGACAAGTGAGGAGAgcggggaggagagcaatggcatGAACTTAATGGATTTCTCAGATGAGATCCTCTTGCACATCCTGAGATACATTCCAGTTTCGGATCTTGTCCTGAATGTCCGGAGGGTCTGCCGGAAGCTTTCTGTCCTCAGTCTTGACAAAAGCCTCACCCACACGGTCATCCTACATAAGAACTATCAG GTGGACAAAGGCAAAGTCAAGCAACTCATGAGGGAAATCGGCATAGACATTCACGAGCTGAACATGGCTGGCTGCTATTGGGTGCCAGGAATGACTATCGACCAGGTGACGCGCTGCAAAAACCTGAGGAAGCTGAACTTGTCTGGCTGCCACCTCACCTCCCTTCGCCTCTCCAAGATGCTCTCCGCCTTGCAGCACCTCCGCTCCCTGGCAATCGATGTGAACCCGGGTTTTGATGCCTCCCACTTGAGTAGCGAATGCAAAGCTACGCTGAGCCGAGTGCTGGAGCTCAAGCAGACGCTCTACACTCCCTCGTATGGAGTGGTGCCATGTTGCACCAGCCTCGAAAAACTCCTCCTGTATTTTGAGATCCTCGACCGGTCGCGAGAGGGTTTAATCATCTCTGGGCAGTTGATGGTGGGTGAGAGTAATGTGCCCCACTACCAAAACCTCCGGGTCTTCTATGCTAGGTTGGCTCCTGGACCGGTCAACCAGGAGGTGGTGAGGCTCTACTTGGCGGTGCTGAGTGACCGGACTCCGGAGAAACTCCATGCCTTTCTCATCTCTGCTCCTGGTGGTTTTGCGCAGAGCTGTGCCGTGAAAAACCTTTTGGACTCCATGGCCCGGAATGTGACCTTAGATACCTTGCAGCTCCCCCGTTCTTGGATGAACGGCTCCAGCCTGCTCCAGCTTTTGAAGTTCAGCAACCCCGTCTATTTCAGTTTCAGTCGCTGCAGCTTATCTGGCAGCCAGCTGGTCCAAAGGGTCCTGAACGGCGGGAAAGACCTCCGCAGCTTGGTCGGTTTGAACCTGAGCGGCTGTGTCCACTGCCTGTCTCCGGACTCCCTCCTGCGCAAGGCGGAAGACGACATCGACAGCAGCATTGTGGAGACGCTGGTCGCGTCCTGCTGCCACCTGAAGCACCTGAACCTCTCCGCGGCCCACCATCACAGCtcggaaggcatgggcaaacacttATGCCAGCTTCTTGGCCAGCTGAAAGGCCTTCTGTCTTTGGCCTTGCCTGTTTGTGCTGTTGCTGATGTTTCCATCACAACGACTGACAAGCCGACAGTGCAGCCGGTGGCTAATGTGGCCTCCCAAGGGTTTGGCAAGAAGGTCCGGATTGGGGTCCAGACCTATTCCAGGAACTGCCTTGAGCAGGGGAACTCCAAGCCCCCTTCGTCTGTATTTTGGACTCTGCTGGAAAGCCTTCCTTTTctggagaagctggagttgatcgGTTCCAGTTTCTCCTCGGCCATGCCGAGGAACGAGCCGGCCATCCGGAACTCCCTGCCTCCCTGTAGCCGGGCACAGCTTGTCGGGGATGCCGAGATGGCTGCCATTGGCCAGCTGGCCTTCCTGCAGAGCCTCACTTTGGCCCAGCTGCCCAATGTTCTCACCGGCTCTGGACTGATTAGCATTGGAGTCCAATGCCAACGCCTGCGGACTCTCTCGCTGGCCAACATTGGCCTTATGGGGAAAATGATGTACATATCAGCCCTCATGGACATGCTGAAGCAGTGCAAGTGCTTGCAAGATCTCAG GCTAGAGCAGCCGTACTTCAGTGCCAACGCTCAGTTCTTCCAAGCCTTGAGCCACTGCTCTTCGCTGCAGCGCCTTTGCATCGTCTCCCGGAGCGGGACTTTGCAGTCGGATGCTGTGATGTCGTTCATGGCCAACTGCCTAGAGGTCATCATGTGCCACATGTTTACGGGAGAGTCGCTCACCGTTTGCAGAAACCTCCAACACTCCCTGATACGGAGGTGA
- the LOC137094717 gene encoding F-box/LRR-repeat protein 18-like isoform X1: MACSGEEVTSEESGEESNGMNLMDFSDEILLHILRYIPVSDLVLNVRRVCRKLSVLSLDKSLTHTVILHKNYQVDKGKVKQLMREIGIDIHELNMAGCYWVPGMTIDQVTRCKNLRKLNLSGCHLTSLRLSKMLSALQHLRSLAIDVNPGFDASHLSSECKATLSRVLELKQTLYTPSYGVVPCCTSLEKLLLYFEILDRSREGLIISGQLMVGESNVPHYQNLRVFYARLAPGPVNQEVVRLYLAVLSDRTPEKLHAFLISAPGGFAQSCAVKNLLDSMARNVTLDTLQLPRSWMNGSSLLQLLKFSNPVYFSFSRCSLSGSQLVQRVLNGGKDLRSLVGLNLSGCVHCLSPDSLLRKAEDDIDSSIVETLVASCCHLKHLNLSAAHHHSSEGMGKHLCQLLGQLKGLLSLALPVCAVADVSITTTDKPTVQPVANVASQGFGKKVRIGVQTYSRNCLEQGNSKPPSSVFWTLLESLPFLEKLELIGSSFSSAMPRNEPAIRNSLPPCSRAQLVGDAEMAAIGQLAFLQSLTLAQLPNVLTGSGLISIGVQCQRLRTLSLANIGLMGKMMYISALMDMLKQCKCLQDLRLEQPYFSANAQFFQALSHCSSLQRLCIVSRSGTLQSDAVMSFMANCLEVIMCHMFTGESLTVCRNLQHSLIRSFQAERPALDVVVFPLLHEDLTDVIRDVPMMHLDEITLFKSRVAEEPPNLWW; the protein is encoded by the exons ATGGCCTGCTCCGGAGAG GAAGTGACAAGTGAGGAGAgcggggaggagagcaatggcatGAACTTAATGGATTTCTCAGATGAGATCCTCTTGCACATCCTGAGATACATTCCAGTTTCGGATCTTGTCCTGAATGTCCGGAGGGTCTGCCGGAAGCTTTCTGTCCTCAGTCTTGACAAAAGCCTCACCCACACGGTCATCCTACATAAGAACTATCAG GTGGACAAAGGCAAAGTCAAGCAACTCATGAGGGAAATCGGCATAGACATTCACGAGCTGAACATGGCTGGCTGCTATTGGGTGCCAGGAATGACTATCGACCAGGTGACGCGCTGCAAAAACCTGAGGAAGCTGAACTTGTCTGGCTGCCACCTCACCTCCCTTCGCCTCTCCAAGATGCTCTCCGCCTTGCAGCACCTCCGCTCCCTGGCAATCGATGTGAACCCGGGTTTTGATGCCTCCCACTTGAGTAGCGAATGCAAAGCTACGCTGAGCCGAGTGCTGGAGCTCAAGCAGACGCTCTACACTCCCTCGTATGGAGTGGTGCCATGTTGCACCAGCCTCGAAAAACTCCTCCTGTATTTTGAGATCCTCGACCGGTCGCGAGAGGGTTTAATCATCTCTGGGCAGTTGATGGTGGGTGAGAGTAATGTGCCCCACTACCAAAACCTCCGGGTCTTCTATGCTAGGTTGGCTCCTGGACCGGTCAACCAGGAGGTGGTGAGGCTCTACTTGGCGGTGCTGAGTGACCGGACTCCGGAGAAACTCCATGCCTTTCTCATCTCTGCTCCTGGTGGTTTTGCGCAGAGCTGTGCCGTGAAAAACCTTTTGGACTCCATGGCCCGGAATGTGACCTTAGATACCTTGCAGCTCCCCCGTTCTTGGATGAACGGCTCCAGCCTGCTCCAGCTTTTGAAGTTCAGCAACCCCGTCTATTTCAGTTTCAGTCGCTGCAGCTTATCTGGCAGCCAGCTGGTCCAAAGGGTCCTGAACGGCGGGAAAGACCTCCGCAGCTTGGTCGGTTTGAACCTGAGCGGCTGTGTCCACTGCCTGTCTCCGGACTCCCTCCTGCGCAAGGCGGAAGACGACATCGACAGCAGCATTGTGGAGACGCTGGTCGCGTCCTGCTGCCACCTGAAGCACCTGAACCTCTCCGCGGCCCACCATCACAGCtcggaaggcatgggcaaacacttATGCCAGCTTCTTGGCCAGCTGAAAGGCCTTCTGTCTTTGGCCTTGCCTGTTTGTGCTGTTGCTGATGTTTCCATCACAACGACTGACAAGCCGACAGTGCAGCCGGTGGCTAATGTGGCCTCCCAAGGGTTTGGCAAGAAGGTCCGGATTGGGGTCCAGACCTATTCCAGGAACTGCCTTGAGCAGGGGAACTCCAAGCCCCCTTCGTCTGTATTTTGGACTCTGCTGGAAAGCCTTCCTTTTctggagaagctggagttgatcgGTTCCAGTTTCTCCTCGGCCATGCCGAGGAACGAGCCGGCCATCCGGAACTCCCTGCCTCCCTGTAGCCGGGCACAGCTTGTCGGGGATGCCGAGATGGCTGCCATTGGCCAGCTGGCCTTCCTGCAGAGCCTCACTTTGGCCCAGCTGCCCAATGTTCTCACCGGCTCTGGACTGATTAGCATTGGAGTCCAATGCCAACGCCTGCGGACTCTCTCGCTGGCCAACATTGGCCTTATGGGGAAAATGATGTACATATCAGCCCTCATGGACATGCTGAAGCAGTGCAAGTGCTTGCAAGATCTCAG GCTAGAGCAGCCGTACTTCAGTGCCAACGCTCAGTTCTTCCAAGCCTTGAGCCACTGCTCTTCGCTGCAGCGCCTTTGCATCGTCTCCCGGAGCGGGACTTTGCAGTCGGATGCTGTGATGTCGTTCATGGCCAACTGCCTAGAGGTCATCATGTGCCACATGTTTACGGGAGAGTCGCTCACCGTTTGCAGAAACCTCCAACACTCCCTGATACGGAG